In Phaseolus vulgaris cultivar G19833 chromosome 3, P. vulgaris v2.0, whole genome shotgun sequence, the sequence TATTTTGGAAATTTCTTTCTTTggcaaactttttaaaaaagtaaaagataattcggtttttttatcatataatgCATTGATATTGAGAATAAACAAGGTTATTTTCACAAATTTAGCATCCTAAAAGAAAGACCGTATTTGCCTGAGGTAAGATGATTTGATGGAAGCTAGTAGTTAGCCAACCACTAttcttaaagaaaaagaaacttcTCCCTTTTAATCTGAAGGTATAGCTTACAACCTTCATTCCATCATGACCaaataattaaaacttataATCTCTGCCGTGATACTTTTGTATCTACAGAACATACACACATGGTTCCCCATCACAGACCCAGTATCGACACCAAATGTTATTTCTGGACTTCATAGAATGCAAGTTCATGATTTTCTCCTAAATTGGAAAGGAAGCACTATGGTTAATTCATGGAAAATCCTCCAATAATTGACATTGAtggtaaaatattatttatttcattatattcTATAGAGAAGGAACCGACCCAAAACACGAGGTAGTGGAGAAGAGATAAGGCagaaatattttcaaaacaagCTTTTTCCTGGTGTGTGTAAATGGACGGGCAAGCATTGAACTATGAAGCCAATTAGAGACATAACCCCAAAGTTTATGCCATTGGTTTCTAACTTTTGGATCACGAGGAGTCTCTGTAGCCTTTTGAGCACTACATTAATTAAACCATAAACATGACATGAGATTGTGGAAAGCTAGAATAATAAGCCAAAAATAGTATTGTATTAGCTAATATTCAGCTCCATCAATGGTCTGAGGTCAAGTTGGTTCATAAAATCCCAATTAAGCAAACAAAATTATCAGGCTGAAGGAGTGAGGAATGAGTTCAGAACACATATACCTCCAGAGTTTCAAAGGACTTTTTAAGGTATTCTAATTCTGAATCAAAATTAGCAATGTAGAGCATAGCATCCACTCTCTTAAAAGCGAAAGGTATATCAAGAACAACTTTGAGAAATTTCTCAGCTGGGCCAAGCTTGAAGGGCGATTCATCTTGAAATCCCTTCAGCTTAGATTCTTCATCTTTAGTTGGAGTCATCTTCAATAAACTTTCAAGAAGTTCTGTTCCCAACGTATCACAATTGCCTGCAGACAGTAAAATTAAGCTTTAATATCTCCCCCCGAAAAAGAACAGCTTAggagagaaagaagagaagcaGAGTTCTTCAAACAAGATGAGAATCATTGAGTAGCTATGATATGGACAACGCATTGCATAAAAAAAAGTTCGTTGTTATGCCAGAAGAAGTTGACCATGAACTACACAAAAAATGTCAAGACAGATGAAGAATAAAAATACTACAGGAGTGTTGGATATCAGCATCCCTTGCATGATAATGAAGTTAAGAACGCTACATAGACACAACCAATAGCACAAAAGGCATATAACACGTAACAGAAGTAATTGTTGCAACATGAGAATAAAGAATAAGCATTGCAGTGTTAAATAATTACAAATAGCTCCATCTTTCTATATATTCATTAATTTTACTTGGTAGAAGCAAAAACGGATCAGCACCTTCTCTGAGGGCATCGCAAACTTCGTCAATAGTAACATTGAGAGCCCTAAGCAAAATGGCAATGTTCTGAGACTTCTTAGGGTCAAGAACCCTATTCTCCAGGGGCATGGGAGAAGCAGAATGAACTATGTTGCGCCGACCATTATCTCTAATCGCAACCCCGAAACCCTCCTTGGAATTATTTACCACAAAAAGCGTTTCAATCATGTCCTCGTTCAACCTGCACCTCCAATCATTAAGCTCCCaacacaacaacaataaaaacaatACACAGTGTAGACACAGTGAAATGATATCTTACTGAAAAGAACTGGGTCTCAACTGATCCCAAACCATGACCCTGTCCGAGCTGGCCTTAACTTTATCCCAATGTAAAGCTTTCAACTTTGGCTTCAGAGTCTCCTCACTCTCTTTCCTAACAGAAACCGGAGCCTCCCAAATCCGCCTCGGAGGTGGCGGCGGAGGTGGAGGAGGTAAATTTCTCGCCGGAGAATTTGTGTCCCTTGAAGGAACACGCCATTCTTCCCTgggagaagaagatgatgaagagaAAGGAGGGGAAACAGGGTTGTTTGGAGGCAGTGACTTAACACTCGCGGGGCTGAAATTAAGAGACGGGGAACGAGAGAAAGAGAGGGAATTGGAACGATGGTACGAAGGGGTTCGAGAAGTGAAGCTTGTAGAACCGAATTTACTATCCTCGTGGAACACGCGGGAACTTGAAGCAGCAACGGCAGAAGGAGAAGGAGGACTATGCTGTTTGTTCCCATCAGAAGAACCTCTTGGAGAAAAAAACTGctcttcatcctcttcttcttctacctCTTCTTGCTGTTCCACATTTTCTTTCACATTTTTATCATCGTCATCTTCATTCATCCACTGTTTGAATTTGTGACGTGGCAAAGGAGGAAGTGGCTTCAGTTCCGGCGAGTCGCCGAGTTTTTGATACGGCGGCCGGAAACCATCGTGGTGGTGGCTGGAGCTTGAGTCAAGTGTAGAGTTCACCGAGTTCGCTACCGTGCCGAGGTAGAGTAGCTCCGACGTCGGGGAGGACTTTCCGCGGGGTTTTCTATCGGCGCCGTCGGAGGCGGCGGCATTCGGCGGGAACAGGCGGAGGCTGTCGGATCTCGAGGCTTTGTCGTCGTCGTCGTCATGGGTGGTGTCGGAGGAGGAAGTCCTGTGAGCGCGGCGGCGGTGGAGGAGGACGAAGGCGGCAGCGGCGAGGAGGGCGAGGGAGAAGAGGGAGAGGGAGACGGCGAGGGCGGCGGCAGAGCGGTGGTGGTGGGAGTAGGGGTGGGGGAGTAGGAGAGAGGAGATGTTAGCGGGAAAAGTGGCAACGACGGTGGGGGAAGGAGGGAGTGGAGGGGAATGGTAAGAAGGAAAGAAAGATTTTTGCGGCGGTGGCGGCGAcgaggatgaagaagatgaaaatggAAACTTGGGTAAATGGTGTTGCTTTTGGGGTTTCGGGGATAAAGCTGGAGGCTGTGTTGGAGGGGAAGAGATTCTGGGGAAGAGTGGTTGGTGAAGGACACGGCGAGGGTGTgaagaaggagaagatgaagaagaagaagaagaagaaaatgcgagaaagaagagaagaatgTTGAAGAGTGTATGCATGGTGTTGGTGGGTGAGTGAGAGAGTGGGAGAACAATGTTGTTGTTGATAGAGTTAATGAAGTGAAGAGATAGTGAGAGACTGGtgggagaagaagaagagactGGTAGGAAAAGAAAGTGAGTAAGTGGTGAAAATGGTAGTTCTAGTTGTGTTGTTATGTGGTGTGTTAGTTCAGGATCTCATTATTCTCTTTCTTCGGTTGCTGTGTTTGTTTTTACGTTGGAGCAGTGAAAACACATGATGTTGTGTTGGAGGTGGGAAGAGTACGTGTACTTGttaggagtgtgaagaagctaGTATGAGTGTGAGGGTGGAAAATCTGCGTGCGGGATTTCAGCATGGTTTCTCAAAGGACAGTGACggtgaagaagatgatgatgaatgtgAAGGTAAAAAGGGGAATCGTAGAGTAGCGACGCTATTAATCTGTCTGAAAAGTTGCGATCTTTTTCTTGTCCTCATGCAGTGACGCTGATTTCTTTCTCACTTCTGTCCAACAATACTTCAAAACCCAGTTTTATCGCCTGTCGCGTGTTTCATCACCTAATAtaatattctttaattttatttatttatttgagggATGGATTTtggaaagaagaaaattatacatttttagaaaaaaagagagtaaaaaatgaaaatgtcaAGCTCAAGGAAAAGAGGTAAAgctaaataaaaaagaattatgaaAGTTTATATGATTGATaatctttttaattaataaaattgtaaatacaTTGTTAGGCTAAAGTAAGTAAATGTGacaattttaaacttttattattgatttgggaaaaaaaactatttttataaaattgggTGAAGTTGTGTTggatcaaaataattttaagtgaGAATTCGTAGAAATGTGGAACGAATTTGCTAATGAAGACGA encodes:
- the LOC137806528 gene encoding formin-like protein 1, which translates into the protein MHTLFNILLFFLAFSSSSSSSSSPSSHPRRVLHQPLFPRISSPPTQPPALSPKPQKQHHLPKFPFSSSSSSSPPPPQKSFFPSYHSPPLPPSPTVVATFPANISSLLLPHPYSHHHRSAAALAVSLSLFSLALLAAAAFVLLHRRRAHRTSSSDTTHDDDDDKASRSDSLRLFPPNAAASDGADRKPRGKSSPTSELLYLGTVANSVNSTLDSSSSHHHDGFRPPYQKLGDSPELKPLPPLPRHKFKQWMNEDDDDKNVKENVEQQEEVEEEEDEEQFFSPRGSSDGNKQHSPPSPSAVAASSSRVFHEDSKFGSTSFTSRTPSYHRSNSLSFSRSPSLNFSPASVKSLPPNNPVSPPFSSSSSSPREEWRVPSRDTNSPARNLPPPPPPPPPRRIWEAPVSVRKESEETLKPKLKALHWDKVKASSDRVMVWDQLRPSSFQLNEDMIETLFVVNNSKEGFGVAIRDNGRRNIVHSASPMPLENRVLDPKKSQNIAILLRALNVTIDEVCDALREGNCDTLGTELLESLLKMTPTKDEESKLKGFQDESPFKLGPAEKFLKVVLDIPFAFKRVDAMLYIANFDSELEYLKKSFETLEVACEELRNSRLFLKILEAVLRTGNRMNVGTNRGDAHAFKLDTLLKLVDIKGTDGKTSLLHFVVQEIVRTEGSHISGSNHHHASDNVHQYTLQDEVDFKKLGLQIVSGLSGELTNVKKAAAMDSDVLSSDVAKLARGIEKVVQVVKLNEESPLKETNQKFSEAMKGFLERGVQEISTIQAQEKNGLSSVKEITEYFHGNSAKEEAHPFRIFMVVRDFLSILDGVCKEVGKVNERTLVGSRHSVMPANPIMQTFFPEIIGKQLSDSSESD